The genomic region CAGCTGGGTGTGGGTGCTCAACATGGGGTCTGGCTCACCCGGAGCGGCTGGACGCAATTTACGGATGCTGGGAGGGAGTTCTGCCCCGGGGTGGTTCTTCAGGATGTGGGCTTTCCTCTTGCTGGCACTCTTAtacacctgcagagagatcagCGCATCCCATGGATTCAGACCGCAGGTTTCACACAGGAATTATTTACATAACAATGAAAAAGGAATGCCTGTTTGAACCTTGTCACAATACTGGCAGAAGTAGTCCCTGTTGGGCTTGATAATTGGCAGCGTTAGCTCAGGCACGTCATCAATACGCATCTCTGGGTGGCGCTTGGACAAGTGATTGACCTGCAACCACAACATTTGAATACAATTAAACATCCAGAAATCTAAAACGCACGACCTTCCTGTGACTTTTTGTTGCTCACCAGCATTCCTCGCCGTCTGAACCCCATCATGCACACTCTGCACTTGAACACGAAGCTCTCGAAATCGGTGGCGGGCACCTTCAGCTTGAGTGTTTTGTTGCGGTGGATGCGGTCGGCCCGTTTAGACTCCCTGTCGGGATTGTGCATGCGCTGCATGTGCTCCCGAAGCTTATCTTTCCTCTTAAATGCCACAGAAAGAAACGAGTCACACGACAACTCGACCATCGGCGACTCTCGTCCGTCGACGCTCCCCGCGTTCGTACCTTGAACTGTTTGCCACATGTTGAACACAGGAAGTCCTTGCGGTCGGAGTGGCGTAGCATGTGTAAGCGCAGCTTGTCCGGCCTGCAAAAGGCCTTTTCACAGTCTGGACATTGAAAGATCTTCTCTGAATGGAAGCAGCGAATATGTTTCTTCACCTAACGAAACACATAACGCGTCTGAATCGAGTTATGATgttttgaaacatttaaaaccaaCCCTGTTTCGCTGTTGTGAAAAAAATCACTGCGTCATCTTGGAACAGCTGAATCTCTAACCTGGATGAAGTCGGTGAATGTCTTCTTGCAGGAAGGGCAGGTGAAGCAGCCGTCCACGGCGTGCACCCCGACATGCTCCTTCAGCAGGTCCAGCCGTTCAAAGGATTCTGTGCACAACAGACAGGCGTAGGAGCGGCTCTCTGTGTGCACCAGTATATGGTCCTCCAGGGCGGAGTCGTTCAGGAAGCTCTTGCTGCAGATGTGGCAGGCGAAGGGATACGAGTCTCTGCCGTGGACCCGCAGGTGCTGATCCAGTTTCTCCTTGTCGCGGAAGGCCTTGCCGCAGTGTGTGCATTTGAATGGGCGGAAACTCTTCCTGATGAAAAGGTGCTGCAGCGCTGCATTCTGAGatgcaacagaaacaaacaaacaaacagacaaacagaggagCCATGACTAGAAAATCACAGCAACGTTTTCAACATGGACCTAATGAGAAGTGGGAAGAGGCCGAGGATGCTAAGGAGTGTGCGGGAAATGAATCCCGACATGCCACGGGAGCATCAACACTGTGGAAAAGAAGAACAGGGATCTATCCTGCTCCCCCACCTACCTGCACATCCATCTTCGAGGGAAGCACGCATTCAGGAAGAGAAACAGACTGTTGTCAAGAACATCAAGGCCTCTATAACACCAAATAAACTCCCGTCAGCGCTGTCGCAGTCCGGCAGCTTCGGGTTCTTACCCGGATCCTCTTGGCACGGCGCATATCCTGAGATGAGAGGTgagcatctgattggctgctctgtGTTGGGTCCTCCTTGAGCGGGGCTGGCAGGTCCATACTAGGGGGCGAGGCGATGGACTCCTCGACTGGCTCCCCTGCAGGAGGTGTAAGCCGCTCCTCCACTTCGGTCGCTGCCTCAACCTCCGGCTCCATCTCGGCCACCTTCAGCCCGTTCTGCGCTCCATCTGCTTGCTCCTCCAGCGGCTTCTCCGTCGGCTCCAGCATATCCTGGTtcataaaacaggaagtgattaaTATAAAAGCTATTATCGGTAGCTTTCTAGTTATTACCTGCTTCTGTGTTATTATCTTTGCAATTAAACGTCTCAATATTGTTCTATTTACAGATTTATGGTGAATTTAAACAAATCATCCGGTTTGTAAGTTTTATCAATCACAATGAGCGAATCAATTAATCAGTACAACCTTGAGCAATATGTTCCGTACAGTTGCCTTGTCCTCACAGGCATCTGCTGTTGGATCCAAGCGTATAAACTTGGGAGGGCGCCCGGGTCTCCTCCCGGTGCCGAAcctcctcctgcccctcccTCGACCCCGGGCTCTGGatctgagacagaaacagcGAACAGGTCACTCGAGCTCAgagctggacaggaagtgaaagtcAAGCCCTGCATTTACCTGCTAACGGAGTTTAGCTTGTCGTCGTGCATGTTGaggtgttgctgcagctgctcggaGCTCACGAAGCGCCGGTTACACTCGTAGCAAGGCCAGTTCCTCTCTTGCTCCTGGAGGACTGAagggacgaggggggggggggggagtcaaacagacacacacacacataaacacacactggctTTTACAGATTGTAAGTAAAATATTTCGGGGTCCCACCCCCCATTCAAATGTCTAAATCTCTTATTCTTGCGATCAGAATCATTGATCCGATCCCAGCGCTAAGGCTATCCTGTAAATAGCGTTTAATACTTGGAAACGGGACGGCCGGCATCCCAGCAGGGCCGAGGCGTGACGTTAACTTCTAAACACGGTCGGGCTGATCTGCAGAGACTaccttttctctcttcttctgtaACATCGTGGATCTTCTGATTTACGAACTCTGCATACGACTCCGCGTACCAAACCTGAGAAAAGGAAataccttttaaaaaaacacacactggatGAAATTCAGCTCATTCAAGGAGAGAGGGTACCCGATGTGAGGAGAGAGAGCTCTACTGGTGCCCCCGTCTCCCTCCCACATTTCCAGACAGTGTCCTTGTCTGCTCTGTGAATATCGCTCTACAGcatgtgtgtcaaactcaaggcccgggggccaatgtggcccgccacgtcattttttgtggcccgcgagagctttgtgcagacatttgtttttgtaaaatgctgaaaagtaaaagtgaatcagagttgaagtgtatttgtaactgatttttaatctgtaaatggggtttaatgttaaaattaaatatttgttgctgactccattctggatccgacccagatgatattcagtggtgagatagagacccccaccctacatgactgtgttaaattccctaaacatcggtcaataatcaatggagatattgaagaacaaattacagacagacgccggcgattacataacctcggcggatatttttacagcagtaaggtatcgatatatttttagaactatgcaattgcatacgtaatatttataatttaattaagtatgtagtagtaaatacagttatttagcagcatgttaaggagtggttacattttatttacattacatttagttacatttacaactggccctttgagggcaaccataatgctgatgtggccctcggagaaaatgagattgacacccctgctctacagGATCAGGAAAGCCGCTACGCAACAGGACTAACTCACTGTGGTTCCAGCTGCCTTTTAGAATCATAGCTTAATGTTTGACTCGTGAACAAAGCAGGTAGCAGAAAGCGCTTCATCGCTTTTGTCCACGCATGAAGCGGGACACCCACGCGGGACCCACCTTAAGCTCCTGTTTGGGCTGGACGTTCTTGATGGTGGTGTAATAAATGTCTGAACCATACTGATAGGCCAccaggttctgctccaggtgGTTCTGGGCCGGCCTCACAAACATCAACCAGTTGCAGCTGTCTTCGTCAGAGAGATCCAACCACATGTCGGTAGACTTCGCCCCGTCTTTGTCGTCATCCAACATGCACAGCTGAGACAACATGCGGGGAAACATATTCGATTAGGTCGTTCTTAACCGCCCAACAACTTCCTATGAAATATCCTCAatcataaaaatgtgtttccttGTGGGACAACATAATTACAAATCTTTGCTTTCTGGCTATTTGTCTCACAAGTAGGAAGTTGAACAATTAAATAGCTGATTGAGCTGCGTTCAGGCAAAACGGGAGACTTTAATATCATATATTTACAAGATCAGGGCtgcacagctacacacagctgaATAGGAACCATGCGGAAGCTAGCCGCTTACTTTCAGGTGAATGTAGTGTTCGTGGAGTTCATTCTGAGGAACCAGCGGCCCCTCCACAGGACCGAACTGCGTGCGGTTTGGGATGCGTCTCTTGGAGAACACCCCGCCCAGAAAGCGGTCGAAGTAAAGGACCAAAGGAAGGCTGGCCCGGGCCTTGGACATCACGGGCCTGTTGGGGATTGGGTGCAGAGGGCCGTGCTTCAGACACACAGACGGGTTGGTGCCGTTACACTCCTCACACCCTGAGAGGCAACAAAAAGGAGCAGGAAACAGAATCAATGCAACGCGAGTAAAAACGAACATTTATGTGCCCACCTTTTTTGTGTTTAAGATCCAGCATGGCATCATAATGTGCTACAATCACTCCCCTTAGCTagcaagaaataaataaaataaagaaataactGGCAATAAATCTGAACGGTGTTGATCTGTGAACTCATCTTAGTGCTGTATATGAATTATTAAGATAAATAGGTTTAGTTTATGCGTGTCGTGTCTGAGGACCATCACTTCCTTGTGAAAACATCCGTTTAACATCAGTTGGCTCCACATTGACAGTCACTCACAGAGGCTGTGAGGGTTGAATGACTGAGGCTCCTGAGGGtcccagtcatccaggtcagagtcttcttcctcatcttcatcagagaTGTCTGTGGAGTCTATGGCTCTGAGGAGACTGGTGGGCGGGTCTGCCATGTCAGCCATAGATGCAAGGGAATTGGACACGGAGAGCTGCTCCTGTGTTTCACAAAGTCAAAGCCCCCTCGGCTGATTTCATTATAGGACGTCGCACTCCATCTGCGCTGCACTTTATAGTATAAATGCATCACTGTGTTTACTGATGTTGCCCCGCTAATGTCTCCTCACCTGGGACGCCGGCTCCAGGATAGCTTGAGGGGTCTCTGCGACGTTACTGAGCACGTGCAGATTGGCTGCATTCATGTTCTGTCCACTGGGCAGCAAAACTGTGACCTGCCAATGAGATTCAATTGTTTATCGGGTGAACAAAAAAGCAGATGGCAGATAGTTATCCAACAGTCAGCGTCAGCGTGAGCGTACCTGCTGGGTCGTGCCATCCTGCTGGATGTAAGCCACCTGCGGCTGATCAGTGAATACAGCCTGAGAGAATGTTAAACACAATAATCACACAACTGGATGTCCGGTATGTTACAAAGCATTACATTTGTGGGCTTCTGTTGGGCATTAATGTTCCACATAATTAAGAACGATTCTCCCATTAGCCTCAGCGGGTCACGCGTCAATGCAAGATGCCGTCTTGAGGGTGTGGTCTAAAAGCTAAAACCATCTGCTC from Brachionichthys hirsutus isolate HB-005 chromosome 11, CSIRO-AGI_Bhir_v1, whole genome shotgun sequence harbors:
- the prdm10 gene encoding PR domain zinc finger protein 10 — translated: METKQESSAVWSPTATSDAGNDTQVHFEGGAVAQIVYSGDQAQRGQQQVVYTADGNSYTSVESAEHTLVYIHPADSSQAVFTDQPQVAYIQQDGTTQQVTVLLPSGQNMNAANLHVLSNVAETPQAILEPASQEQLSVSNSLASMADMADPPTSLLRAIDSTDISDEDEEEDSDLDDWDPQEPQSFNPHSLWCEECNGTNPSVCLKHGPLHPIPNRPVMSKARASLPLVLYFDRFLGGVFSKRRIPNRTQFGPVEGPLVPQNELHEHYIHLKLCMLDDDKDGAKSTDMWLDLSDEDSCNWLMFVRPAQNHLEQNLVAYQYGSDIYYTTIKNVQPKQELKVWYAESYAEFVNQKIHDVTEEERKVLQEQERNWPCYECNRRFVSSEQLQQHLNMHDDKLNSVSRSRARGRGRGRRRFGTGRRPGRPPKFIRLDPTADACEDKATDMLEPTEKPLEEQADGAQNGLKVAEMEPEVEAATEVEERLTPPAGEPVEESIASPPSMDLPAPLKEDPTQSSQSDAHLSSQDMRRAKRIRNAALQHLFIRKSFRPFKCTHCGKAFRDKEKLDQHLRVHGRDSYPFACHICSKSFLNDSALEDHILVHTESRSYACLLCTESFERLDLLKEHVGVHAVDGCFTCPSCKKTFTDFIQVKKHIRCFHSEKIFQCPDCEKAFCRPDKLRLHMLRHSDRKDFLCSTCGKQFKRKDKLREHMQRMHNPDRESKRADRIHRNKTLKLKVPATDFESFVFKCRVCMMGFRRRGMLVNHLSKRHPEMRIDDVPELTLPIIKPNRDYFCQYCDKVYKSASKRKAHILKNHPGAELPPSIRKLRPAAPGEPDPMLSTHTQLTGTIATAPVCCPHCAKQYSSKTKMVQHIRKKHPEFAQLANTIQAAAVISTAPAVISADGTTAEAVVTTDLLTQAMTELSQTLHTTDYRTAQGDYQRIQYIPVSQAGGGLPQPQHIQLQVVQVAPASPHSQHPTVDMSQLHDPHGYSQHSIQVQHIQVTEPSGTGEGSTQVAGQPPSPTSQQPSQELSPTQLTPVAPSNQQQQQQQQQQGSGQHTYIPGNWNYRGYSSEIQMMALPHAQYVIAEASTPATGGNSSQVKTTHYVISEGQSELETKQNTAQAHPEHLERQPTNQQAATQFIITTTTDGSGTSEVHITKP